One segment of Ipomoea triloba cultivar NCNSP0323 chromosome 12, ASM357664v1 DNA contains the following:
- the LOC115999155 gene encoding uncharacterized protein LOC115999155: protein MVLALAGLRPDLAHVRDQISTSPTVLTLNETARLLKVASAPSVEAIRDFSVLVSRAAKNELSGHTSNNGGRRGTRPRCEYCNKVGHTKGRCWKLHGKPPRSVNMVQTTGSETQAHSSFTPSDYEEYLQFKASRDVTPTPPPNPGSQYGEGDWYRA, encoded by the coding sequence ATGGTACTTGCTCTGGCTGGCCTTCGTCCCGACCTTGCTCATGTTCGTGATCAAATTTCGACTAGTCCTACTGTACTCACCTTGAATGAGACTGCTAGACTGCTCAAAGTTGCATCTGCTCCTTCCGTTGAGGCTATTCGAGATTTTTCGGTTTTGGTCTCTCGAGCTGCAAAAAATGAGCTGTCTGGACATACTAGTAACAATGGTGGTCGTCGTGGTACCCGTCCGCGATGTGAGTATTGTAACAAGGTGGGACACACCAAGGGTCGCTGCTGGAAATTACATGGCAAACCTCCACGTTCTGTCAATATGGTGCAGACCACTGGTTCAGAGACTCAGGCTCATAGTAGTTTCACCCCAAGTGACTATGAAGAGTACCTCCAGTTTAAAGCCTCCCGAGATGTCACTCCCACACCTCCTCCTAATCCTG